A single genomic interval of Staphylococcus hyicus harbors:
- the xseA gene encoding exodeoxyribonuclease VII large subunit — MTTYLTVSALTKYIKYKFDKDPHLQSVLLKGELSNFKKHSSGHLYFAIKDKNSLINAMMFKAQAAQLDFEPKEGDQVLVEARVSVYEQRGSYQIYVQNMQLDGIGNLYQKFEQLKVKLTKEGYFKEEHKKPIPKYPGRIAILTAETGAAIRDIQNTLTNRYPLAEQIKISTLVQGTAAKADIIEKLNYADSLNVDTIIIGRGGGSIEDLWNFNEEDVVKAIYHCKTPIISAVGHETDTTLSDYVADVRAATPTQAAMIATPDQHELLQAILQSRIFMSRFMKQYLKHAKQYVSQYTTYYKFKQPTLLYEQHIQKRDELERYLHEALKKRFMVERQNLTMIQQRFHLKHFYQYVISQQDATEQFKIQLSKLMSSTLKQKEQQLIQKIESLNTLSPTQTMLRGYSIVKKDNAIITSPRHLQQGELIEILMKDGSVEAIIEKVRCQNDD, encoded by the coding sequence ATGACAACATATTTAACTGTCTCTGCATTAACTAAATATATTAAATATAAATTTGATAAAGACCCACATCTTCAATCAGTATTGTTAAAAGGTGAACTATCAAATTTCAAAAAGCATAGTAGTGGTCATCTTTACTTCGCAATCAAAGATAAAAATAGTTTGATTAACGCAATGATGTTCAAAGCACAAGCTGCACAACTTGATTTCGAACCCAAAGAAGGCGATCAAGTCCTTGTTGAAGCACGTGTCTCTGTATACGAACAACGCGGGAGTTATCAAATTTATGTTCAAAATATGCAGCTAGATGGTATCGGAAATCTTTATCAAAAATTTGAGCAATTAAAAGTTAAATTGACAAAAGAAGGGTATTTTAAAGAAGAACATAAAAAGCCTATTCCTAAATACCCTGGGCGAATTGCAATTTTAACAGCGGAAACTGGTGCTGCGATTCGTGATATACAAAATACACTTACAAATCGTTATCCATTAGCAGAACAAATCAAAATCAGTACACTTGTACAAGGAACAGCAGCCAAAGCAGATATTATTGAAAAATTAAACTATGCAGATTCACTTAATGTTGACACCATCATTATTGGACGAGGTGGGGGATCAATAGAGGATCTATGGAATTTTAATGAAGAAGATGTCGTTAAAGCGATTTACCATTGTAAAACGCCGATAATTTCTGCTGTAGGTCATGAAACGGATACAACTTTAAGTGACTATGTAGCTGACGTACGTGCAGCAACACCAACACAAGCCGCTATGATAGCGACGCCCGATCAACATGAATTGCTGCAAGCAATTTTGCAAAGTCGTATTTTTATGTCGCGTTTTATGAAACAATATTTGAAACACGCTAAGCAATATGTGTCGCAATACACAACGTATTATAAATTTAAACAACCTACACTATTATATGAGCAACATATTCAAAAAAGAGACGAATTAGAGCGCTATTTACATGAGGCTTTGAAAAAACGTTTTATGGTCGAACGCCAAAATTTAACGATGATTCAACAACGGTTTCATCTAAAGCATTTTTATCAATATGTCATCTCACAACAAGATGCCACGGAACAATTTAAAATACAACTTTCTAAACTAATGTCATCAACTTTAAAACAAAAAGAGCAACAACTCATCCAAAAAATAGAAAGTCTAAATACATTGAGCCCAACACAAACGATGTTGCGTGGTTATTCAATTGTAAAAAAAGATAATGCTATCATTACAAGTCCCCGCCATCTTCAACAAGGCGAATTGATAGAAATTTTGATGAAAGATGGTAGCGTCGAGGCAATAATTGAAAAGGTAAGGTGTCAAAATGACGACTAA
- a CDS encoding SA1362 family protein: MQNMIIGIVFAVALIGLLFNIDSVIFSLVNTLLMLLIIVGIIFAIYYFYFLTPDQRKYKKAVWKNKWKRRR; this comes from the coding sequence ATACAAAATATGATAATCGGCATTGTATTTGCAGTCGCATTGATTGGACTTCTTTTTAATATAGATTCAGTTATTTTTAGTCTTGTTAATACATTACTGATGTTACTTATTATAGTAGGAATCATTTTTGCAATTTACTATTTTTATTTTTTAACACCGGACCAACGAAAATATAAGAAAGCAGTATGGAAAAATAAATGGAAGCGGAGACGCTAA
- the nusB gene encoding transcription antitermination factor NusB, whose protein sequence is MSRKLARSQAFQTLFQLETKNSELTIEEAIRFIKEEDPELDFDFIYWLVSGVKDHETILDETISPHLKGWTIPRLLKTDRIILRMATFEMLHSDTPKKVIMNEAIELAKQYSDDDHYRFINGVLSNINKD, encoded by the coding sequence ATGAGTAGAAAGCTAGCAAGAAGTCAAGCTTTTCAAACATTATTCCAATTAGAAACAAAAAACTCAGAACTTACGATTGAAGAAGCCATTCGGTTCATTAAAGAAGAAGATCCAGAACTTGATTTTGATTTTATCTATTGGCTAGTTTCAGGTGTGAAAGATCACGAAACGATTTTAGATGAAACAATTTCACCGCACCTCAAAGGTTGGACGATTCCGAGACTACTAAAGACCGATCGTATCATATTAAGAATGGCAACTTTCGAAATGTTGCATAGTGATACGCCGAAAAAGGTTATTATGAATGAAGCGATTGAACTTGCCAAGCAATATAGTGATGATGATCATTACCGCTTTATCAATGGTGTTTTAAGTAATATAAATAAAGATTGA
- a CDS encoding polyprenyl synthetase family protein — MTPKLNNLLDTFNEALFKSIPKSHTSTALEESMRYSLEAGGKRIRPLLLLATLDMLSQEEYHKGIGPAIALEMIHTYSLIHDDLPAMDNDDFRRGKPTNHKVYGEWLAILAGDALLTKSFELIASQKELKPEVQIQLIQSLAQASGHLGMVGGQTLDMQSEGQHLTLSQLETIHTLKTGALIQFAIEGASIIAEAPHHVKKLLSDFATHLGVIFQIKDDLLDVYGDQETLGKPVGSDILNDKSTYVSLLGKSEAEQQLNNHIHLAEDILNTLASEYDVTQLNELLKLFYQRHK; from the coding sequence ATGACTCCGAAACTCAATAACCTATTAGATACGTTTAATGAGGCCTTATTCAAGAGTATTCCTAAGTCACATACAAGCACCGCTTTAGAAGAAAGTATGCGTTATTCTTTAGAGGCTGGTGGTAAACGTATACGTCCATTACTACTACTCGCTACGCTAGATATGTTAAGTCAAGAAGAATATCATAAAGGTATTGGACCTGCAATTGCTTTAGAAATGATTCATACGTATTCCTTAATTCATGATGACTTACCTGCTATGGACAATGATGATTTTAGACGTGGTAAACCTACTAACCATAAAGTTTATGGAGAATGGTTGGCCATTTTAGCTGGTGATGCGCTTTTAACAAAATCATTTGAGTTAATTGCTTCACAAAAAGAACTAAAACCTGAAGTACAAATTCAGTTGATACAATCTTTAGCTCAAGCAAGTGGTCACTTAGGTATGGTGGGGGGCCAAACACTTGATATGCAAAGTGAAGGGCAACACTTAACTTTATCTCAACTTGAAACCATTCATACACTTAAAACCGGAGCACTCATACAATTTGCAATAGAAGGTGCAAGCATTATTGCTGAAGCACCACACCACGTAAAAAAATTGTTATCAGATTTTGCAACTCATTTAGGTGTAATCTTTCAGATCAAAGATGATTTACTCGATGTGTACGGCGATCAAGAAACATTAGGTAAACCTGTTGGAAGTGATATACTAAACGATAAAAGTACGTATGTATCACTTTTAGGAAAATCTGAAGCTGAACAACAGCTCAATAACCATATTCATCTAGCAGAAGACATTCTAAATACATTGGCTTCTGAATATGATGTTACTCAGTTAAACGAACTATTAAAATTATTTTACCAACGCCATAAGTAA
- a CDS encoding lipoate--protein ligase family protein: protein MTETWHFINTGRRDPFYNMAFDEALLNFVSRGEIDPVIRFYTWNPPTLSIGYFQRLEKEINIPKVEEKGYGLVRRQTGGRGVLHDKELTYSVIVPESHPRMPKTVTEAYRIISTGLLEGFKLLGFDAYFSVPKSKEEREKLKQPRSSVCFDAPSWYELVVEGKKIAGSAQTRQKGVILQHGSILQDVDIDDLFDMFIFKNERLKNKMKDAFVEKAIAINDLSNKHVTISDMEEAFKEGFKKGLDITFKPLELTEAQYREIDTLCEKYKSHDFLYRK from the coding sequence ATGACTGAAACATGGCATTTTATTAATACAGGACGACGCGATCCGTTTTATAATATGGCATTTGATGAGGCTTTGTTAAATTTCGTTTCGCGTGGTGAGATTGATCCAGTTATACGCTTTTATACTTGGAATCCACCTACACTCTCAATAGGTTATTTCCAAAGACTTGAAAAAGAAATTAATATTCCTAAAGTGGAAGAAAAAGGTTATGGATTAGTTAGGCGACAAACTGGTGGCCGTGGAGTACTACATGATAAAGAATTAACATATAGCGTCATCGTACCAGAATCACATCCACGCATGCCTAAAACAGTTACAGAAGCGTATCGCATTATATCTACAGGTTTATTAGAAGGGTTTAAACTATTGGGATTTGATGCCTATTTTTCTGTACCAAAGTCTAAAGAGGAACGCGAAAAACTTAAACAACCACGAAGCTCTGTTTGTTTTGATGCCCCGAGTTGGTATGAACTTGTGGTGGAAGGTAAAAAAATTGCCGGAAGTGCACAAACGCGTCAAAAAGGAGTTATATTACAACACGGTTCTATCCTCCAAGATGTAGATATCGATGACCTTTTTGATATGTTTATCTTTAAAAATGAGCGTTTGAAAAATAAAATGAAAGATGCTTTTGTAGAAAAAGCAATTGCGATTAATGATTTATCTAACAAACATGTCACTATATCCGACATGGAAGAAGCCTTTAAAGAAGGATTTAAAAAAGGACTTGATATTACGTTCAAACCGTTAGAATTAACAGAAGCTCAATATCGAGAAATCGATACATTGTGTGAAAAATATAAATCTCACGACTTTCTATATAGAAAATAA
- the accC gene encoding acetyl-CoA carboxylase biotin carboxylase subunit, which produces MKKILIANRGEIAVRIIRACHELGIQTVAIYSEGDKEALHTQLADEAYCVGPKQSKDSYLNIPNILSIATSTGCDAIHPGYGFLAENGDFAELCEAVQLKFIGPSYKAIQKMGIKDIAKEEMKRANVPVVPGSDGLVESIDSAVETAKSIGYPVIIKATAGGGGKGIRIARNEEELINGYKMTQQEAETAFGNGGLYLEKFIENFRHIEIQIMGDEHGNVIHLGERDCTIQRRMQKLVEEAPSPILSDAMRKEMGDAAVRAAKAVDYFNAGTIEFIYDLDEDKFYFMEMNTRIQVEHPVTEMVTGVDLVKLQIKVAMGETLPYKQEDIKINGHAIEFRINAENPYKNFMPSPGKISQYLTPGGYGVRIESACYTNYMIPPYYDSMVAKLIVHQPTRDEAIMAGLRALNEFVVMGIDTTIPFHIRLLSHPVFKEGFFSTKFLEIYDIMNDEA; this is translated from the coding sequence ATGAAGAAAATTTTAATTGCGAACCGTGGTGAGATTGCTGTACGCATCATCCGTGCATGCCACGAATTAGGGATTCAAACAGTAGCGATTTATTCAGAAGGCGATAAAGAAGCATTACATACTCAATTAGCCGATGAAGCCTATTGTGTCGGTCCTAAACAATCTAAAGATTCATATTTAAATATTCCAAATATCTTGTCAATCGCAACATCAACAGGTTGTGACGCGATTCACCCTGGTTATGGATTTCTAGCAGAAAATGGGGACTTTGCTGAATTATGTGAAGCGGTACAATTAAAATTCATTGGTCCTAGTTATAAGGCAATTCAAAAAATGGGGATTAAAGATATTGCTAAGGAAGAAATGAAACGTGCGAATGTCCCTGTTGTGCCCGGTAGCGATGGGTTAGTAGAAAGTATAGATAGTGCTGTTGAAACCGCAAAATCCATCGGCTATCCTGTTATTATTAAAGCTACTGCTGGTGGCGGTGGTAAAGGGATTCGAATTGCACGTAACGAGGAAGAACTCATCAATGGCTATAAAATGACACAACAAGAAGCTGAAACTGCTTTTGGTAATGGTGGCTTATATTTAGAAAAATTTATAGAAAACTTCCGTCATATTGAAATTCAAATTATGGGTGATGAACATGGTAATGTAATTCACTTAGGAGAACGTGATTGTACGATTCAACGCCGTATGCAAAAGCTAGTTGAAGAAGCCCCATCTCCAATCTTATCTGACGCGATGCGTAAAGAAATGGGTGACGCAGCTGTTAGAGCAGCAAAGGCTGTAGATTATTTCAATGCGGGAACGATTGAATTTATTTATGATTTAGATGAAGATAAATTCTATTTTATGGAGATGAATACACGTATTCAAGTTGAACACCCTGTTACCGAAATGGTCACTGGTGTTGACTTAGTTAAATTACAAATTAAGGTTGCTATGGGCGAAACGTTACCTTATAAACAAGAAGATATAAAAATTAATGGTCATGCGATTGAATTTCGTATTAATGCCGAAAACCCTTATAAAAATTTCATGCCTTCTCCCGGAAAAATTTCTCAATATTTAACACCAGGTGGTTACGGGGTACGTATTGAGTCAGCATGTTATACGAATTATATGATTCCGCCATATTATGATTCAATGGTAGCGAAATTAATTGTACATCAACCTACACGTGATGAGGCCATTATGGCTGGATTGCGTGCACTTAATGAATTTGTAGTAATGGGTATCGATACAACCATTCCATTCCATATTCGACTTCTAAGCCATCCAGTTTTTAAAGAAGGATTTTTTAGCACTAAGTTTTTAGAGATTTACGATATCATGAACGACGAAGCATAA
- a CDS encoding rhodanese-like domain-containing protein, whose amino-acid sequence MSNIMTITIIVLVAVIAWMLLNFFLNKKAVKELNQDEFQQGLRKAQVIDLREKADYDYGHINGARNIPMTMFRQRYQGLRKDQPIYLIDANGIASYRAARSLKKKGYKDIYMLKGGYKKWTGKIKSKK is encoded by the coding sequence ATGAGTAATATTATGACTATTACCATAATCGTCCTTGTAGCTGTCATCGCATGGATGTTATTAAACTTCTTCTTGAATAAAAAAGCGGTTAAAGAACTTAATCAAGATGAGTTTCAACAAGGTTTGCGTAAAGCGCAAGTGATTGATTTACGAGAAAAAGCAGATTATGACTATGGACATATCAATGGTGCACGAAACATCCCGATGACAATGTTTCGTCAACGTTATCAAGGTCTGCGTAAAGACCAACCCATTTATTTAATTGATGCAAATGGGATTGCAAGCTATAGAGCGGCACGTTCATTGAAGAAAAAAGGCTATAAGGATATTTATATGCTTAAAGGCGGCTATAAAAAATGGACGGGGAAAATCAAATCAAAAAAATAA
- a CDS encoding Asp23/Gls24 family envelope stress response protein, which yields MAKSVENFNPNLGTVEIVPEVISVIASIAVSEVDGVRGMFTDVRNQTLERLGRKNLSKGVKVEIIDNEIYLNVYCSLKYGTKISQTALKIQEAIHSAIKNMTALTPKQINVHITHLEMSDNGPHK from the coding sequence ATGGCTAAATCAGTTGAAAATTTTAATCCGAATCTTGGAACAGTAGAAATTGTACCCGAAGTTATTTCAGTCATCGCAAGTATAGCGGTGTCTGAAGTTGATGGTGTTCGTGGAATGTTTACTGATGTACGTAACCAAACATTAGAAAGACTGGGACGAAAAAATTTGAGTAAAGGTGTAAAAGTAGAAATCATTGATAATGAAATTTATCTCAATGTATATTGCTCACTTAAATATGGTACAAAAATTTCTCAAACTGCTTTAAAAATTCAAGAAGCTATCCATAGTGCAATTAAAAATATGACTGCTTTAACCCCTAAACAAATTAACGTCCATATTACTCATTTAGAAATGAGCGATAACGGACCGCATAAATGA
- a CDS encoding M24 family metallopeptidase encodes MENRISKIKAVMQQKQLDGIIVLSDLNRRYLSGFKGSSGALLITNNDNILITDFRYIEQATKQAPLFKIIQHTQPLYDALLSQIEQAGLCHVGFESHLVSYETFLTLDKGKHDLISLGNEIERIRMVKDESEIKAIEKAAQIVDEAFYHILKIVEPGMTEKEVKAHLESKMLHLGSEKTSFDTIVASGYRGALPHGVASDKVIEKGDMVTLDYGAYYDGYASDITRTFAVGEPIAQMKEIYEIVLNSQTTAVSQIKPGLSGKEIDTIARNVIEQAGYGAHFGHSLGHGVGLNVHEYPNLSQKSDFILEPNHVVTIEPGIYVEGLGGVRIEDDILITENGGRRFTNCTKDLIIL; translated from the coding sequence ATGGAAAATAGAATTTCTAAAATTAAAGCAGTTATGCAACAAAAACAACTTGATGGTATTATCGTACTTTCTGACTTAAATAGACGTTATCTTTCTGGTTTTAAAGGGTCAAGTGGTGCACTTTTGATTACAAATAATGACAATATTTTAATTACCGATTTCAGATATATTGAGCAAGCCACTAAACAAGCGCCATTATTTAAAATTATACAACACACACAACCATTGTACGATGCTTTGCTTTCTCAAATTGAACAAGCCGGTTTATGTCATGTTGGATTTGAAAGCCATCTCGTGTCATATGAAACATTTTTAACTTTAGATAAAGGGAAACATGATCTTATATCTTTAGGTAATGAAATTGAACGTATACGAATGGTTAAAGATGAAAGCGAAATAAAAGCCATAGAAAAAGCGGCACAAATTGTTGATGAAGCTTTTTATCACATTTTAAAAATCGTTGAACCTGGGATGACTGAAAAGGAAGTGAAAGCTCACTTAGAAAGTAAAATGTTACATCTCGGTTCTGAAAAAACATCATTTGACACAATTGTGGCGTCTGGATATCGCGGCGCTTTACCCCATGGAGTTGCATCGGATAAGGTAATAGAAAAAGGGGATATGGTGACACTTGATTATGGTGCATATTATGATGGTTATGCTTCTGATATTACGCGTACTTTTGCAGTAGGTGAACCCATTGCTCAAATGAAAGAAATTTATGAGATTGTTTTAAATAGCCAAACAACAGCAGTAAGTCAAATTAAACCTGGATTATCTGGTAAAGAAATTGATACCATCGCCAGAAATGTTATTGAACAAGCTGGTTATGGCGCACACTTTGGACATTCTTTAGGTCACGGTGTTGGACTCAATGTGCATGAGTATCCAAACTTATCTCAAAAATCCGATTTTATATTGGAACCTAATCATGTTGTAACAATAGAACCAGGTATATATGTAGAAGGTTTAGGCGGCGTTAGAATAGAAGATGACATATTAATTACAGAAAATGGTGGCAGACGCTTTACTAATTGTACAAAAGACCTTATTATTTTATAA
- the efp gene encoding elongation factor P, with translation MISVNDFKTGLTISVDNGIWKVIEFQHVKPGKGSAFVRSKLRNLRTGAIQEKTFRAGEKVEPAMIENRRMQYLYADGDNHVFMDNESFEQTELTTDYLEYELKFLKANMDVHIQTYEGETIGVELPKTVELEVTETEPGIKGDTATGATKSATVETGYTLNVPLFVNEGDTLVINTTDGSYVSRA, from the coding sequence ATGATTTCAGTAAATGATTTCAAAACAGGTTTAACAATTTCAGTAGATAATGGCATTTGGAAAGTTATTGAATTCCAACACGTTAAACCAGGCAAAGGTTCTGCATTTGTAAGATCTAAATTACGTAACTTACGAACAGGTGCAATTCAAGAAAAAACATTCCGTGCAGGCGAAAAAGTTGAACCTGCGATGATTGAAAACCGTCGCATGCAGTACTTATATGCAGACGGTGATAATCATGTGTTTATGGATAATGAATCTTTCGAACAAACAGAATTAACAACTGATTATTTAGAATATGAATTAAAATTCTTAAAAGCGAATATGGATGTTCACATTCAAACATATGAAGGTGAAACAATAGGTGTAGAACTTCCAAAAACAGTTGAACTTGAAGTAACTGAAACAGAACCAGGTATTAAAGGTGATACGGCAACTGGTGCGACTAAATCAGCTACAGTTGAAACAGGTTATACATTAAATGTGCCATTGTTTGTTAATGAAGGCGATACGTTAGTCATCAACACAACTGATGGCAGCTATGTATCTAGAGCATAA
- a CDS encoding exodeoxyribonuclease VII small subunit → MTTKNKNFEDMMKELEAIVNKLDNDQISLEESMDLYQKGMALSKSCEETLKKAEAKVSKLMENEEVSNDDSETQ, encoded by the coding sequence ATGACGACTAAAAATAAAAACTTTGAAGATATGATGAAAGAGCTTGAAGCTATCGTCAATAAATTAGACAATGATCAAATCTCTTTAGAAGAAAGTATGGATTTATATCAAAAAGGTATGGCGCTTTCAAAGTCATGTGAAGAAACGTTAAAAAAAGCAGAAGCAAAAGTGTCTAAATTAATGGAAAATGAGGAAGTTTCTAATGATGACTCCGAAACTCAATAA
- the accB gene encoding acetyl-CoA carboxylase biotin carboxyl carrier protein: MNFKEIKELIEILDGSNLTEINIEDKGTIVNLKKEKEVVTHQVAQVSQTPVAAPVQEAAPASAPTNNEGSQSDNLQTITAPMVGTFYKSPSPEENPYVQVGDQVSANTTVCILEAMKLFNEIQAEVSGEIVEILVEDGQMVEYGQALFKVK; this comes from the coding sequence ATGAATTTTAAAGAGATTAAAGAGTTAATTGAAATCTTAGATGGCTCTAATTTAACTGAAATAAATATTGAAGATAAAGGGACAATCGTTAACTTAAAAAAAGAGAAAGAAGTTGTAACACATCAGGTTGCACAAGTTTCTCAAACACCTGTTGCCGCACCAGTTCAAGAAGCGGCGCCAGCATCAGCACCTACTAATAACGAGGGTTCTCAAAGTGACAATCTTCAAACCATCACAGCCCCTATGGTAGGTACATTTTATAAATCACCTTCTCCAGAAGAAAATCCATATGTACAAGTGGGAGACCAAGTTTCAGCAAATACAACAGTATGCATTTTAGAAGCGATGAAATTATTCAATGAAATTCAGGCTGAAGTATCAGGGGAAATTGTTGAAATTCTTGTTGAAGATGGACAAATGGTTGAGTATGGCCAAGCTTTATTTAAGGTGAAATAA
- the dxs gene encoding 1-deoxy-D-xylulose-5-phosphate synthase, giving the protein MDVREIKDPSFLKNLSVKELEALSEDVRQFLIQTCAKTGGHIGANLGVVELTIALHKHYNSPTDKILWDVGHQSYIHKILTGRGHQFDTLRQYKGLCGFPKLRESEHDVWEAGHSSTSLSAAMGMAKARDILKQNHHVIPVIGDGALTGGMALEALNNIGHDRTNMTIILNDNEMSIAPNVGAMHNMLGRIRMNQGYNKLKLDAEAVLSRLPGGSKIRESADRIKDSIKYLVVDGAFFEELGIRYIGPVDGHNFDELENALQTADSINKPVLVHVVTKKGKGYHPAENDKIGTWHGLGPYKLETGEQIKGQPIGPSWSQFMSDEILSYAKKDKRVVAITPAMPVGSKLTRFQSELPEQFFDVGIAEQHAVTMAAGLAIEGFKPYVAIYSTFLQRAYDQVLHDVDRQNLNVIFGIDRSGLVGADGETHQGVFDVGFLSQFPNITVSMPKDENEARHLVYTAMQEHSGPFAIRYPRGNGYGVALTDEKKLLNIGSWETLQSGNDITLISYGPTVHTLTEAAQILSEKGISASVINARFIKPMDFDLLHKIGASQKPVIVAEEGMLNGGLGSQIATFLIENGYNNPIKRIGIDDEYIEHGNVDRILDDLNLATNPIVKIAENLLK; this is encoded by the coding sequence ATGGATGTACGTGAAATTAAAGACCCCTCATTTTTAAAAAATTTGAGTGTTAAAGAATTAGAAGCATTAAGTGAAGACGTCCGACAATTTTTAATTCAAACGTGTGCTAAAACTGGTGGCCACATCGGTGCCAATTTAGGCGTTGTTGAGTTAACAATCGCGCTTCATAAACATTATAACAGCCCTACGGATAAGATTTTATGGGATGTTGGACATCAAAGTTATATACATAAAATATTAACTGGACGAGGGCATCAATTTGATACGCTACGTCAATATAAAGGACTATGTGGGTTTCCTAAATTAAGAGAATCAGAACATGATGTATGGGAAGCAGGTCATAGCTCTACTTCTTTATCAGCAGCAATGGGCATGGCTAAAGCACGTGACATTCTTAAACAAAACCATCATGTGATTCCGGTTATTGGTGACGGTGCCCTTACAGGGGGGATGGCACTTGAAGCCTTAAATAACATCGGTCATGATCGAACGAATATGACGATTATTTTAAATGACAATGAAATGAGCATTGCCCCTAATGTTGGTGCAATGCATAACATGCTCGGTCGTATTCGAATGAACCAAGGTTATAATAAACTCAAATTAGATGCAGAAGCTGTTTTGAGTCGCTTGCCAGGAGGCAGTAAAATACGAGAATCTGCAGATCGTATTAAAGATAGCATTAAATATCTTGTTGTCGATGGTGCTTTTTTTGAAGAATTAGGTATTCGTTATATTGGTCCGGTTGACGGTCATAATTTTGACGAACTTGAAAATGCATTACAAACCGCAGACTCAATTAACAAACCGGTTCTCGTACATGTAGTGACAAAGAAGGGAAAAGGTTATCATCCTGCTGAAAACGACAAGATTGGGACTTGGCATGGTTTAGGACCATATAAATTAGAAACCGGCGAACAAATTAAAGGACAACCTATTGGGCCATCATGGAGTCAATTTATGAGTGATGAAATATTGTCTTATGCCAAAAAAGATAAACGTGTTGTTGCCATTACACCAGCAATGCCAGTAGGCTCTAAACTAACACGCTTTCAATCTGAACTTCCAGAACAATTTTTTGATGTAGGCATTGCTGAACAACATGCTGTTACGATGGCTGCAGGGCTTGCAATAGAAGGATTTAAACCTTATGTTGCCATTTATTCTACATTTTTACAACGTGCTTATGATCAAGTTTTGCATGATGTAGATCGCCAAAATTTAAATGTTATTTTTGGTATTGATCGCTCTGGCTTAGTTGGTGCCGATGGAGAAACACACCAAGGTGTCTTTGATGTAGGATTTTTATCTCAATTCCCGAATATTACAGTAAGTATGCCAAAAGACGAAAATGAAGCCCGTCATTTAGTCTATACTGCAATGCAAGAGCATTCAGGACCATTCGCAATCCGTTACCCTCGTGGAAATGGTTACGGGGTTGCGTTAACAGATGAGAAAAAATTACTTAACATTGGATCATGGGAAACCCTCCAGTCTGGAAATGACATCACGCTTATTAGCTACGGGCCTACAGTTCATACATTGACAGAAGCTGCTCAAATTCTAAGTGAAAAAGGAATCTCTGCATCTGTAATTAATGCACGCTTTATCAAACCAATGGATTTTGATTTGTTACACAAAATTGGCGCATCACAAAAGCCTGTCATTGTTGCAGAGGAAGGCATGTTAAACGGTGGTTTAGGTAGTCAAATTGCAACGTTTCTTATCGAAAATGGTTATAACAACCCAATTAAACGTATCGGTATAGACGATGAATATATAGAGCACGGTAATGTAGACCGTATATTAGACGACTTGAATTTAGCGACAAATCCCATTGTTAAAATTGCTGAAAACCTTTTAAAATGA